The following DNA comes from Curtobacterium sp. 9128.
TGATCCGGGTCCAAACCCCAGCGGCAGCGGCAGCGGGACCGGCCACGACGCGGTCCGACAGCGTGTCCACGGACGCGGCGAGGTGTTCGGCCGCGCCGCGCAGGGTGGCGGGGACGACCGCCGGGGCCGCACCGGGCCTCCCGGCCAGCTCCCGCGCGAACGCCGCAGCCGCCTGCAGCGACGCCCGCATCCGCGCGTCGGCGCGCGCCGGTCCGCCCGTCGGGAACCGCACCATCGGCTTGAGGACGCTCTCGAGCTGGTAGGTCGCGTTGTCGACGGCGCGGGAGCGGGAGCGCAGGTCGAGCCGGTCCGACCGGGAGGCCGTGGTCGCGTCCGCCACGTCACCATCGTCGGTCTCGTCCGCGTCCACCCCCACGGTCGCCAGCACGAAGCCCCGCACCGCCACGAGCTGCCGGCGGACGGCACGACGGACGACGCTGCGCGTCGCGAGCGGCAGCACCACCAGGCTGACCAGGATCGCGATGGTCGCGCCGAGCAGGTTCTCGGCGAGGCGCATCGGGATGAGCGCGTCGGTGAAGGTGCCCGAGTAGTCGTAGACCTGGCAGAGCACGACGACGAGGCACGCCGCCCAGACCGCGTACAGGCCGCCGAACCCGTACGTGCCGACGGCGAGCAGCACGCAGACGATGACCATCGTGACCCAGGGGTGGTCGGTGCCGAGGACGTGCACCAGTCCGATGCCGACCGCACCGCCGACGATCGTCCCGGCGCCGCGGTGGATCCCCTTGCGGACACGCTCCGGGGTGGTGTTCGTGCCGGCGAGGACGATCATCACGCCGATGACGCCCCAGTAGAAGCGACTGCCGTCGAGGAGCAGGGCGAGTGGCTCCGTGATCGCGACGGCGATCGCCGCGTGCACCGCGGTCCGGAGCGACGCCGTCATGTGGAACCGACGCCACGGCCCCTCGGCGATCTCGTCCGCGACGACCGGCACGGCGCCGACCGGGCGGCCACCCGCGAGGATCACCGGGGACGCGAACGGCACGCCGTCGCCCGCGCGGGGCAGCTCGTCGCGGAGTTCCCTCCAGCGCAGCCCGGCCGCCCGGAGGTCCGCGAACTCCCGGCCCATCCGCTGCACGAGCACCGTGGTCCGCGAACCCCGGTCGGCAGCGGTCGCCGTGATCGCGAACCGGGCTGCGAGCGTCCGTCCCGCGTCGTCCCCGGCGCTGCCGCCGTGCCGGAGCACCGTCGTGAACGCCCGGAGCGCTGCGTGCCGGACGTCCTCCGGCGCGCCCTGCTCGACGAGGGCCGCTGCGGCACGACCGAGCTCGTCGATCGCGAAGTGGGTGTCGAACACGAGTCGGTGCAGCTCGTCGGCCGTACCGTCGACGCCGCTCGCCGCGAGCATGCCGTCGACCGTCAGCGCGATCTCGTGGTACTGCGCACGCCGGTGCCGGAGCCGCCGGAGGGCGCGAGCACGACGGCGCGGTTCGTCGGCGGTCGCGAGGGCGGCGGTCGCCGCCTCGAGCACGTCCGACCCGCGCGCCACGAAGCCGCGCCGGGTGCGCATCAGGGAACGGTACGGGTTCGGGCGGAGGAACACGGTCCGGATCACGATCGTCACGGCGAGGGAGCCGGCGACGACGATCGACAGTGGCAGCACCGCGGTCTCCGGAAGCGGCAGCAGCAGCCCGCACAGGTACCCGGAGAAGGCCACGATGGCGGCGTCGGACGCCCACTTCCCCCACTGGAACGCCAGGAACTGCACGAAGAGCAGCACGACGATGAGCACGAGTTCGACGATGCGGAACGGGTGCAGCGCGATGCTGCCGGCCAGGGCGACGACGAAGGGCACGATGACGGCACCGGTGCGCCCGGCGACGCGTCCGGCGCTCGGGTCGACGATGACCAGGCACGTGATGAACGCCGGCATGGCGCCGATCATCAGCCCGAGGATCGCGGGCAGCCCGAACCCGAGGGCGATCGCGTACCCGACGGCCATGCCGGCCGGGACGCAGAGCAGGGTGCGGAGGGCGCCCTCGCTCTTGACGAAGCCCGGGTCGAGGACGAGCAGGCGATCCCACAGGCGCTGACGGCGGGTCCGACGCCGTGGTGGTGTCCGGTGCGTGGGTGCGGAGCGGCCGCGGTCGGTCCGTTCGATCGTCGCGTCCGTCGTGCTCGTCACCTGGCGCATCGCCTCCTGCGGGGAAAACACCAATAGTACCGCATCTGAACTACTTTGCCGACGGGGGTCCGAGCACCTCGGTCGCGATCGTGCGCGCCGCCGAGTCCCGCGAGGACGGGTGGTACTGCCCGGCCCGCACGTCCCTGGCCAGCCGCGCGAGTTCGCTCGACGCCCGGTACGACCCGCCGCCGACGACCCGCATCGCCTCGTCCACGACGGACTGTGCGGCGTCCACCGTGCGGGCCTTGGTGCCGACGAGGAGCGGGAACCACCGGGGCCCGTGGTCCTCGAGCTCGTCCACGTCCCGAGCCAGCGCGTCCACCTGGAGCGCGACGGCGTCGACCGTCCCCCGCATGTCCGCTATCGCCCGGCGCACGTCCGGGTCGTCCGCACGCGACGTCCCGTCAATCCCCCGCCGGTCCCGGACCCGCTCCACCGCGAGGTCGAGCGCCCGCGTGGCGATCCCCACGTACACCGACGCGACGAGCAACTCGAACGCGGCGAACACCCCGAAGACGAGCGGGTCGGCGGTCGGCCCGACCGGCAGCGACCGCACGATCCGGTCCGCGGGCACGTGGACGCCCTCGAGCAGGGTCGTCCGGCTCTGCGTCGCCCGCATGCCGAGGGTGTCCCAGTCGTCGAGGTGCCGGATGCCCCCGTCGGCGCGGAGGGCGAACCCGTGCACCAGTCGCGGCTCGTCGCCCGTCGAGTCCTTGCCGAAGACGCTCAGCACGTCCCACGCTGGTGCCAGCGACGTGGAGACCTTCGTGCCCGTGAACCGGTAGCCACCCTCGCCGTCGGGCGCGGCCTCGGTCAGCGAGTCGAAGAGCACACGGTCGTTGCCGGGTTCGCTGACCCCGAAGGCCAGCAGCCGGTCCGCCGCGGCGTGGTCCGTGACGGACTGGAGGAACGACTCACCACGAGCGGACACGCTGCGGGCCGCCTGCACCCAGACCTGGTGCATGCCGAGGGCCAGCGCCGTCGCCGGCGCGGCCCGGGCGATCTCCCGCTGGACCGCAGCAGTCGCGCGCAGACCGAGCCCGCTGCCGCCGTCCGCGATCGGCACACCGATGCGCAGGTACCCGGCCGCGCGGAGTTCGTCGAGGTCCTCGGTGCAGAACGCGTTCTCGGCGTCGTAGCGGGGCGCGCGCTCCGCCAACCGGGCGAGCAGGTCGTCCGGGACGGTCCACGGCTTTGCCTTCGTCATGGCACGAGACTATGTTCCGAGGCGTGTCAGATCGTCATCCGTGGTCCAGGTACGTCGCGATCGGTGACTCGTTCACCGAAGGGCTCGGAGACCCGGACCCCACCGTGCCGGGTGGGTTCCGCGGCTGGGCAGACCGGGTCGCCGAGGTCCTCGCCCACCGGACCGACGACTTCGCGTACGCCAACCTCGCGATCCGCGGACGCCTGCTCCAGCAGATCATCGACGAGCAGGTGTCGGACGCGCTGGCGCTCGGGCCCGACCTGATCACGATCTCCGCCGGCGGCAACGACATCATCCGCCCGGGCTCGGACCCCGACGAGATCGCCTCGCGCTTCGACCGGACCGTCGCCGACCTGCGACGCGACGGCGCGACCGTCGTCATCTTCACCGGCCCGGACGTCGGCATGACCCCGGTGCTCGGGCTCGTCCGTGGCAAGGCGGCGATCTACAACGAGCACCTGCACGCCATCGCCCTCAAGCACGGCGCGCTCGTCGCCGACATGTGGGCGCTCCGGGTGCTCCGCGACTCGCGCATGTGGGCGCCCGACCGGCTGCACCACTCCCCCATGGGCCACGCGACGATCGCCGCGGCCGTGCTCGACACCCTCGGGGTGCAGCACGGTCTCGAGCCCTTCAACCCGGAGCCCCTCGCCGCACGGCCCTGGCGCGAGGCCCGCGCCGAGGACCTCGGCTGGGCGAAGGAGTACCTCGTCCCGTGGGTCGTGCGGCGCATCCGGCACACCTCGTCGGGCGACGGTGTCAGCCCGAAGCGCCCGGAGCTCCAGACGATCGTCGAGCACCGGAGCGACACGCCCTAGCGCGTCAGGCGCTCTGGGCGAGCCCGAGCGCGTCAGGCGCCCTGGACGAGCCCGAGCGCGTCAGGCGCCCTGGAACGGGTTCGTCCAGCGCCACCAGATGCCCGGATCCGGGATCGCCTGTTCCAGGACGAGCGGGACCGTCACCGGGTCGTGGTCCGTGATCGCGAACCGCACCCGTCCGATCCGCTCGCCCTTGGTGCCGAGCGTCACCGCGTCCAGCTTCGTCGTCGCCGTCACGGTGGTCTTGCCCCACACCAGGACCTCCGACGCGGACTTCGTCACGGCGTCGGTCTCGTCCTTCCACGGCGTCGAGTAGGTGCCGAAGGTCTGCCCGGCATGGGTCAGCGTGACCACGTGGAAGTTGTCAGCAACCGAGTGCAGCAGTCGCTGGATGTCGGCGTCGAGCGCGTCGTGGTCCTTGCCGCCGAGCATCGCGCCGATCACCGTGACCGTCTTCCCGCCGCGCTGGTACGTCGCCGCGAAGAGCAGGCACGCACCGGCTTCGTCGAGGGTTCCGGTCTTGATGCCCTCGACCCCGTCGATCCCGAGCAGCTTGTTCGAGTTCTCGATGTCGCCGACGTTCGGGATCGTCGCCTGCTTCGTGCCGACGACCTCCTTCACCACCGGGTTCGCCAGCGCGAGCTTCCCGAGGTCCACCAGGTCCGTCGCCGTCGAGACGTTCTTCGCGTCGAGGCCCGTGGGCTCCTGGATGGACGTCTCGTCGAGGCCGTGCTCGTCGAGCCACGACGCTGCGGCCTTCTTGTACGCATCCATCGACCCGAACGCCCAGAGTGCCAGCGAGCCCGCGTAGTTGTTCGCCGACTTCATGAGCATGACCTGCAGCGTCTGGTACTCCGACAACCGGAGTCCAGAGGGCATCGGAGCGACCTCGCCGTTCTGCGCGAGGTACTGCGCGTAGAGGCCCTCCATCTCCGGCGTGAACGCGATCGTCGGCCCCGCCTGCCCCTGCGACAGGGGCTTGGCGTCCAGCACGACCAACGCGGTCACGACCTTCGAGATGCTCGCGATCGACCGCTGCTTCGTGTCGCCGCTCGTGCGGAGGCTCTCCGGGAAGCCGGGCGCCTCGACCGCGGTCGCGCCGTACGACGGGAACGTCAACGACGGGAGCGAGGATGTCGGGGCGGCGTACGAGGTGGTCGTGGCGCTCGCCGGGGAGAACGGAACGACCGCTGCGGCGACGAGGTACCCCACCACCAGGACGAGCACCGCGACGACCGAGATCGTCACCGGCCTCCTGACGGCGGAACGGGGGCGGCGGACGACACGTGACACGACAACCGAGGGTACCGGGGCCGGGTACCGGCCACCTGCGGAACCGCCGCGATGTGGAGAAGGTGGGTCGAGCCTCCCGGCCCTATCCCCGCGCTCGCTGCGCCGCCCGCACCGCCCACAGGCCGACGGCGCTCGCCGCCGCCACGTTGAGGGAGTCGACGCCGTGGTGCATCGGGATGCGCACCGTCGTGTCCGCGGCGGCGATCGCGGCGGACGTGAGCCCCTGCCCCTCGGTGCCCATCACCAGCGCGACGCGATCGGGCACGTCCGCCGCGAAGGCGTCGAGGTCGACCGAGCGGTCCGTCAACGCCATCGCGGCGAGGTGGAAGCCCTGCGCGCGGAGCGACTCCCCCGCCTCCGGCCAGTCGCCGATCCGTGTCCACGGGACCTGGAGCACCGTGCCCATGCTGACCCGGACGCTGCGACGGTAGAGCGGGTCGGCGCACCGCGGACTCACCAGCACGGCGTCCGCGCCGAGCCCCGCGACGCTCCGGAAGACGGCGCCGACGTTCGTGTGGTCGACGATGTCCTCGAGGACGACGACGAGCTTCGCGTCCCGGACGACGTCCTCGACGCTCGGCAGCTCGGGGCGCTGCATCGCCGCGATCGCGCCGCGGTGCATCCGGAAGCCGGTGAGGTCCTCGAGCAGGTCGTCCGGGCCGACGAACACCGGACCGTCGTGGTCGGCGACGAGCGGCAGCACGCTGTCCAGCCACTTCTCCTGCACCAGGATGCTCCGCGGGACGTGGCCGGCGCGGACGGCGCGTTCGATGACGGTGTTCGACTCGGCGATGTACAGGCCGCCCTCCGGCTCGGACACCCGACGCAGCGCGACGTCGGTCAGTCGGGCGAAGTCGTCGAGGCGGGGGTCGTCGATGGTGTCGATGCGGACGGGGTGCACTGGTCTCGTTCCGGGGTCGTGGCGCTGTTCGGGTCCGCGCGTGCCGCGACGCGATGCGGCGTGGGAAGTGGCGGGGTCGGTCGGCTGTTGAGGGTACCGTGAACCTGATGGCGACGAGCGACGCGACCGAGACGGCCCAGTTCGACCGGGTCGTGGACCTGCTCGCGGGCAAGCGGATCGCGGTGCTCTCGGGCGCCGGCCTCAGCACCGACTCCGGGATCCCCGACTACCGGGGCGGCGGCCGCGTCGTCCGGAAGCCGATGACCTTCCAGGAGTTCCGCGCCGACGCCGCGAAGCGCCAGCGGTACTGGGCCGGGTCGCACCTCGGCTGGCGGACCTTCGCCGCCGCACGGCCGAACGCCGGGCACGACGCCCTGGCCTCGCTCGAACGGGCCGGCGTCGTCACCGGGGTCATCACCCAGAACGTGGACGGACTCCACCTCCGCGCAGGGTCACGGCGGGTCGTCGAGATCCACGGCTCCATGGACCGCGCCGTCTGCCTGACGTGCGGGCAGGTGTTCGCCCGGGCGGACCTCGCCGGTGTCCTCGACGCGCTCAACCCCTGGATCGATGACCCCGACTCGGTGCGCCTGCAGCCCGACGGCGACGTCGAGATCACCGACGTCGAGCGCTTCGTCGTGCCCGACTGCACCGTGTGCGGCGGGATGCTCAAGCCCGACGTCGTCTTCTTCGGCGAGTTCGTCCCGACCGAGAAGTTCGCCGAGTCGGTGTCGATCGTCGCGGACGCCGACGCACTGCTCGTCGTCGGGTCGTCGCTCACCGTCAACTCCGGCGTCCGGCTCGTCGACCACGCGGCGCGGCGGAAGCACCCCGTCGTGATCGTCAACCGCGGTGCCACGCGGAGCGATCGGCGGGCGGCAGCGAAGATCGACGCCGGTACCACGGAGACCCTGGTCGCCCTGGCGTCCCGGCTGGCTCTGTCATGATCGAGTCGTGACCACCCTCCTGTACCTCGTGCGCCACGGCGAGACCGACTGGAACAAGCAGCGCCGCATCCAGGGCTCGACCGACATCCCCCTGAACGACACCGGACGGGCGCAGGCAGCCGCTTCGGCATCGCTGCTCGCGCGCAGGTCGTTCGACGCCGTCGTCGCCTCGCCGTTGTCGCGCGCGTCGGAGACGGGGTCGATCATCGCGTCGCGCCTCGCGCTCCCCGCGCCCACGACGTACCCGGGGCTCGCCGAGCGTTCCTACGGCGAGGCCGAGGGCCTGACCGACGACGAGGTCCTGGCGCACTACCCGGACGACGTCATCCCCGGACGGGAGTCGCGGGCTGCGCTGCTCGCCCGCGCGACCGAGACCCTCGCCGAGATCGCGGTCCGGTACGACGGCGGCGTCATCGTGGTGGCCACGCACGGTGCCGTGATCCGGAGCGTGGTGAACGCCGCGGCTCCCGGGACCGCCGATCGGCACCACACACCGATCCGGAACGGGTCGATCCACTCCTTCCGGTGGGACCCGGAGCGCTTCCACGCGGAACTCGTCCGCTTCGACGACCCCATCGACGACGCGTCGGACGCGCCGGGCAAGTACTCCTTCGAGTACCAGAACCCGCTCGAACAGCGCAGCTGAGGCGGGCGCAGCAACCGGGCGGGCCGGGCGACCGCGCGCGCGGCGCTCGGCGTGACGCGGCGCTCGGCGTGGGGGCTCGGCGTGGCGTGATGCTCGCGTGGTGCGGCGACCTGGTGCGGCGCCGTGATCGACTGCGCAGCAATGCCGACTGACAGCCCGAACCCGTCACCAGGACCGCGCACTCGGTCGCTCCCGGTCCGCTGCGACCATCCGAGTGCGCAGACCTGCAGCCCACGGACGGCTTCCGATCGGCACGATTGCGCACTCGACGCGCAGCGCACGTCGCGCCGCCGTCACTTCATCCCGGCACAAGCGCGAGGATGACCCCGGTCCGACAGCGCAGAAGTGACGACCTCAGCCGGCCCCTCGTCGCCATTTCCGCGCACTCGATCACTCATGAAGTCGCACTCGAAGTCGCCCACGAAGTCGCACTCGAAACAGAAAACCGATCGAGTGCGCAGAAGCAACGTCTGCACCACCCACCTCGTCGCCACTCGCGCGCGCTCGATGGACGACGCTCGACAATGCCCCGCGGGAACTCGCCCTCAGGCGCCGGGACCGCCGGTGAAGCCCGTCGCCCCATCTGGGCGCGCGGCCTTGGCGTTCGCCGTCCGGATCTCCTGGTCGGCGTCGATGCCGGGCCGGGGCGCGAGCGGATCCTCCAGCCCCCGCAATGACCGCGCACGACGTGACGCCTGGACCCCCAGCACGACACCGACCGCCACGATCGCGAGGAACACGACCAGCAGGGTGATGAACATGCCTGCAGCCTAGCGACTGATCCTCACACCCGCTGTGCGTCCGACGAACGCTCTGCGCGCCGCCGTCGCACGCGATCCACGAGGCGGCGTTCATCCACCAGGTCGCCATCGGTCACCAGGACGAAGGCCCACCGTTCGGCTTCGAAGCGTTCCCGGCGCGCGATGTCGCGGAGGTACGTCGCCCGGTCCTCCTGGTGGTGGCGTCCTTCGTACTCGATCGCGGTCCGCAACTCCGGGTAGGCGAGGTCGACCCGCCCGAGGAATCGACCATCGCTGCCGCGCACATCGAGGTTGCACTCCGGCTCAGGCAGCCCGTGATCGACGAGCACCAGGCGCAACGCACTCTCCATCGGGGACTCGGAGCCCGGCCGGACCAACTCGACCGCTGCGCGCAGGCGGGTGATCCCCCTGATGCCACCGGCGCGGCTGACAGCGACCCGCAGATCGTCCAGCGAACACCACCGCTCGATGAGCTGGTCCCCCATCACGGTCAGCTCTCGGACGGACAGCACGGCGGCGCAGTCCAGCCACGTCCGGAGTGGATCGCTCGTCGGCAACCCCGCCGCTGTTCCGATGCGCGGAACCGATCTCGTCCTGTGACCGACGACTCCCGGCCGACGCATCTGCCGTCCGTTCGCGCCGGTCACGTGCAGTACGGGCTCGTCTCGTAGTCGCGCGGGTAGGGCGAGGCCCCACAAGGCCGCAGCGGTGGTGTGACTGAACCACTGGTTCGCACCGAGCAGCGGCCTGAACGCACGGGCCCGCAGCTCGACGGTGTCGAGCGGAACGACCCGCGGTACGCGGAGCGAGCGAGTGGGACGGACGAGGTCCCGCCCACGCATCCGCGACCGCGAGACACCTCGACGGCGCCCCTCGATGACGGTGAACGAGGTGTTCCTGAGGAGCAGTGGAAGCGGACGAGCGAACACGGCACCACCCTCCCGAACACCGCGCATCCTCGCTGCCCAATGTGCGGATCCGTGGAGGCATCACGGCAACCTCGCCCTGTGGAGGACGTTGCCCGATCGTTGTCTCCGCGCGCGGCACTGCTCCCGCGCGCGGACTAGCATCCTGTTCACTCGATGGCCCGAGCACGCGTGTGAGGGGATGACATGACGACCGAGGGACCGGGCCCGACCGGCCGACACCGCGACCGGTTCGGGGACGACGACGACCTCGGTCGCGCCTTCGGTACGGACACGTCCTCCGTGCCCGTGCGCACGACACCGCAACGCGTCCGCGCGTGGTCCCTGCTCCTGGCCGGGGTGGTCGTCGTGGCCGCGGTCATCATCGTCGTGCTCTCGATGATCATCGGCAGTGTCCAGACCGGCGTCGGCGGGATCTTCCCCCGACCGGACGCCAGCCTCCAGCGCTTCACGAAGGACGCCGGCGCGCTCGACGGTGTGATCTCGACCGACGCCACGAAGCCGACGAAGACGTCCTTCGCCAGCTACGACGTCACGGCGACGGTCACCGCGTCCACGGAGCTGTCACCGGACCAGCGCACAGCGCTCATCGACCAGCTGAGCGGGGCCGTGGCGGACGCGAGTAGCAACGGCGTGCACGTGTACGCGATCGCGGACCTGGGCGATGTGGACGTCGGGATCTCGCCGTCGAAGGCACGCACCGACGAGCGGCTCCGGCTCGCCCGTGCGATCCGGCAGGTCGCCGGCGTACAGCAGGTCAGGTGTGTGTGGGCGGCCGCGAGCGAGGGACGAGCCGACACGCCCGCCGGTCAGTCCGTCGAGGTGGAGACGGCTCCGACGGGTGTCGACGTCCCGGCGGTCCAGGCGCAGGTCACGGATGCCGTGCACCGGGTCTTCCCCGACGCCGCCGTGCAGGTCGTCGCCGCCGAGCAGTGACCCGTGCGTCGCCGAACGCCGGTGCGAAACCGTCGACGGGAGACATCGCCCGATCGAGTGTGCAGAAATGGGGACCTCGGCCGCCCTGAGGTCCCCGTTTCTGCGCACTCGATGACCGGCACGCACAAGACGGACCGGCACGCGCAAGACGGACCGGCACGCGCAAGACGGACCGGCACGCGCAAGACGGACCGGCACGCACACGACGGACCGGCACGCCGCGCACCCCTCAGGCGCCGCGTGCCGCGACCGCCTGTTCGACCGCCCGGACGACCTGCTCGGCGGAGTCCTCCCACCGGAACCGGGCCGCCTGCACGACCGACGCGTCCGAGGCGGAGTCCCACCGAGCCTCCAGTCTGCGCACCGCCGCAGCGACCGCAGAAGGCGACGACGGGTCGAAGTACTCCGCCGCGTCTCCCCCGATCTCGCGGAAGATCGGGATGTCGCTGACGGCCACCGGCGTCCCGACACCCATCGCCTCGACCAACGGGATCCCGAACCCCTCGTCGTACGACGCCGTGACCAGGGCGGTCGCCGACCGGAGCGCGTCGAGGTACTCCTCGTCCGACGCCCCGTCGTGGAAGACGACGGCGTCCGGGCCGGCGAGCGCGGACAGCCGGGCACGGTCGGCAGTGGACACGCGGGACATGCAGTGCAGCGTCCAGTCCGAACCGAGGAGCGGGAGCGCCGCGACGAGCGTCTCGACGTTCTTGTACGGCATGAAGGAGCCCATGTAGACGAGGGTCTTCGTCCGTGGTCCTCCCGCTGGTCGCACCGTGGCCGGGTCTGCTGCGTTGTACGCCATCGTCACCGGGCGCTTCGTCAGTCGGTGCGCCGTGATCAGCGCAGCGGTCGTCGATGACACCGTCACCACCCCGTCCGCTCCGTTCAGCAGGAGGCGCTGCGGCCACCACGACAGGTGGAACGCCCGCCAGCCGAGCCGGATCGGCCACGCGAACTCCCGCGGCGGCGTCCGGTTCCGGTAGTAGATCAGGTCGTGCAGCGTGAGCACGAGCGCGTACCTGCGCCCTCGTGACCCCATCGTCTGCATCGGTGAGAACACCGCGTCGAGTCCGAGTCGGTTCACGTGACGGGCGACGAGCGGCTCACCGGCGTCGGTCGGCGCCGGGATCAGCTCCCACGGCAGACCGCCCGGCAGCGACTCGAGCTGTCGTTCGTCGTTGACGAGCAGCGTGTAGTCGTGGCGCTCCGGGAGGTGCGCGACGACACCGGCCGTGAACCGGCTGATGCCGTCGTGCCGACCGATCCGGACGTACCGGCAGTCGATCCCGACGCGCAGACGGCTCACGATGCGCGCCCGGTGTTCGGCCTGGAGGCCCGGCCCGCCTTGGCAGCGCGCGCGGGCTTCCGGACGGGGTCGGCCATCCGGCGCAGGGTCGCGCTGGCAGCGGCGGCCGGCGTCTCGTAGTGCACCAGGTGCCCGACCTCGGGGATGACGACGAGCTCGGCGTCACGGAGCCGATCGGCGAGCGCACGTTGTTCCGGCACGGCGGTGATGTCGTCACGCTCGGCAGCGATCATGAGCACGGGGACCTCGATGCGGTCGGCGTACTCCGAGACGTCGTGGGTGACCGAGGTGCGGAAGGCCTCGAGCACGCTCGTCCGGTTGGCGAAGGCGGAGAAGTACCGGTCGTGCTGGTCATGCACCCACCGGCGCATCTCTGGGTCCTTCGACTTGAGCATCGCGACGCTCATCGCCCGGACGATCGCGCGGTTCCTGAGGACACCGAGGCCGACCGGTCGGGGCAGTGCTGCACCCGCGCGGTAGTACGCGATCGCGATGCCGGTGCCGACGGCGCGGGGGCCCTGGAGCGCCGGAGCCGCGATCGGGTTCACCAGGACGAGCAGCCGCGTGTCGAGCCCGGCGGCGACCGCTGCGGACACCACGATCGACCCGAACGAGTGCCCGAGCACGACGGCGGTGCGGTCGAGACCGAGCGCCCCGTGGAACCCGCGCAGCCACGACACGTACCCGTCGATGTCGGAGACCGCGAGCGGGTCGGAGATCCCGAAGCCGGGCAGGTCCGGGACGATCACGCGGACCCCGACGAGGTGCGCGGCGATCGACTCGAGCCCGTGGTGGTCGCCACGGAACCCGTGCACGGCGAGCACGGTCTGCGACGCGTCGGCGGGCCCGTACTCCCAGTAGTGGGTGGTGCGGCCGTCGACCTCGACGGCGCGGTGCACGACGGGCGTCGAGGCCATCAGCGACTGGTACGGAGAGAGCACGGGCGGTTGCATCCGCGCCAGTCTACGAAACCGACTCCGGTGCACCCGGGAACACGCTCGGAGCCGTCGGCCTATCGTGTCCGGGGCGGGCGGAGATGCCCGTCGACCACGACGAGGAGCACGGTGACCTTCACAGCCCCGATCCAGCTGCCCGGATTGACGCTCGACCCCCTCTGGTACAAGCGGTCCGTCTTCTACGAGTGCATGATCCGCTCGTTCGTCGATTCGAACGGCGACGGTACCGGGGACCTGCAGGGCCTGATCAGTCGCCTGGACTACCTGCAGT
Coding sequences within:
- a CDS encoding alpha/beta hydrolase; the encoded protein is MQPPVLSPYQSLMASTPVVHRAVEVDGRTTHYWEYGPADASQTVLAVHGFRGDHHGLESIAAHLVGVRVIVPDLPGFGISDPLAVSDIDGYVSWLRGFHGALGLDRTAVVLGHSFGSIVVSAAVAAGLDTRLLVLVNPIAAPALQGPRAVGTGIAIAYYRAGAALPRPVGLGVLRNRAIVRAMSVAMLKSKDPEMRRWVHDQHDRYFSAFANRTSVLEAFRTSVTHDVSEYADRIEVPVLMIAAERDDITAVPEQRALADRLRDAELVVIPEVGHLVHYETPAAAASATLRRMADPVRKPARAAKAGRASRPNTGRAS
- a CDS encoding glycosyltransferase family 1 protein produces the protein MRVGIDCRYVRIGRHDGISRFTAGVVAHLPERHDYTLLVNDERQLESLPGGLPWELIPAPTDAGEPLVARHVNRLGLDAVFSPMQTMGSRGRRYALVLTLHDLIYYRNRTPPREFAWPIRLGWRAFHLSWWPQRLLLNGADGVVTVSSTTAALITAHRLTKRPVTMAYNAADPATVRPAGGPRTKTLVYMGSFMPYKNVETLVAALPLLGSDWTLHCMSRVSTADRARLSALAGPDAVVFHDGASDEEYLDALRSATALVTASYDEGFGIPLVEAMGVGTPVAVSDIPIFREIGGDAAEYFDPSSPSAVAAAVRRLEARWDSASDASVVQAARFRWEDSAEQVVRAVEQAVAARGA